A region of Desulfomicrobium escambiense DSM 10707 DNA encodes the following proteins:
- a CDS encoding 4Fe-4S dicluster domain-containing protein → MSGKSFFVDLTKCTACRGCQIACKQWNKLPAEETRNHGSHQNPMDVSAITYKTVHMKEVADDKGFMAAWLFFPEQCRHCTEPPCKMTADAYDDKAIIHDEATGAVIFTERTKDLPDFDEIREACPYNIPRQNAETKVMTKCTMCLDRVQNGLKPACVQSCPTGTMNFGDRDEMLALAEKRLAEVQKKYPDAVLGDAESTRVIYLYQADPKSYHPYAVADAEIPGLLDRKAMFAKLFGSRSRSKA, encoded by the coding sequence ATGTCAGGAAAATCATTCTTCGTCGATCTGACCAAATGTACGGCCTGCCGCGGCTGCCAGATAGCCTGCAAGCAGTGGAACAAACTCCCGGCCGAGGAAACCAGAAACCACGGGTCCCATCAGAACCCCATGGACGTCTCGGCCATCACCTACAAGACCGTGCACATGAAGGAAGTGGCCGACGACAAGGGCTTCATGGCCGCTTGGCTGTTCTTCCCCGAACAGTGCCGGCACTGCACCGAACCCCCGTGCAAGATGACCGCCGACGCCTACGACGACAAGGCCATCATCCATGACGAGGCCACCGGCGCCGTCATCTTCACGGAAAGAACCAAGGATCTCCCGGACTTCGACGAAATCCGCGAGGCCTGCCCCTACAACATCCCGCGCCAGAACGCGGAAACCAAGGTCATGACCAAGTGCACCATGTGCCTTGACCGCGTGCAGAACGGCCTGAAGCCCGCCTGCGTGCAGTCATGCCCCACCGGAACCATGAACTTCGGAGATCGGGACGAAATGCTGGCCCTGGCCGAAAAAAGGCTGGCCGAAGTGCAGAAGAAATACCCGGACGCGGTGTTGGGCGACGCCGAGTCCACCAGGGTCATCTATCTGTACCAGGCAGACCCCAAGTCGTACCACCCTTACGCGGTGGCCGACGCGGAGATACCCGGCCTTTTGGACCGCAAGGCCATGTTCGCCAAGCTGTTCGGCTCGAGATCCAGAAGCAAGGCCTAA
- the fdnG gene encoding formate dehydrogenase-N subunit alpha, whose translation MKLGRREFVKLTAAATAVTAFGGLGFDLAPTKAHAQLMNLRKGKETTSVCCYCSVGCGLIVTTDEKTGRAINIEGDPDHPISEGALCAKGAAHFQLAENPKRITKVQYRAPGSDKWEEKSWDWAITEIAKRVKKVRDESFAVKNAKDQVVNRTEGLASVGSAAMDNEECWIYQAFLRSLGLTYIEHQARIUHSATVAALAESFGRGAMTNHWIDFKNSDCILVMGSNAAENHPICWKWVTRAQEAGGTVIHVDPRYTRTSSKADLYVPLRSGSDIGVLGGMIKYILDNDLIQKEYVLEYTNASFIVGKDFSFKDGLFSGFDEAGRKYDKKSWAFEMDENGVPKRDMTLKDPRCVYQLLKAHYDRYDTKKVSSISGTPEDKLLALYKTYTATGKPDKAGTILYAMGWTQHTVGVQNIRAMSMIQLLLGNMGVAGGGVNALRGESNVQGSTDQALLFHIIPGYLPTPRANQAVYDDYLKGISPVSKDPKSVNWKQHQPKYMTSLLKSLYKDAEPAKAYEWLPKLDEGQNASWLVLFDKMLKGQFKGFFAWGMNPAASGADSNKTREALSKLDWMVNVNIFENETGSFWKGPGVDPKKIKTEVFFLPCCVSVEKEGSISNSGRWMQWRYAGPKPMGSTKPDGDIIYELALKIRELYKKDKGAFPDPILGLNVDDWGDGHAFDPHKTAKLINGYFLKDTTIKGADGKETVYKAGSQLPSFLVMQADGSTCSGNWIYAGSYTDKGNMAARRDKTQTPEQEKIGLFPNWTWSWPVNRRIIYNRASVDLTGKPWAPNKPVLAWDAANKKWLIDVVDGGGDAGAKHPFIMQQHGMGALYGPGLNDGPFPEYYEPLECPVTEHPFSKTLNNPTAMMFADEAHKRTTCDPRFPFVCTTYRVTEHWQTGVLTRWLPWLTEAQPQMFCEMSEELAELKGIKNGEKVILENPRGQLWAIAIVTKRFKPFEVMGNPVHVVGIPWHFGWVWPKDGGDAANLLTPAVGDPNTGIPESKAFMVNVKKA comes from the coding sequence ATGAAACTGGGAAGAAGAGAATTCGTCAAACTCACTGCCGCGGCCACCGCGGTCACGGCCTTCGGAGGCCTGGGGTTTGACCTGGCGCCGACCAAGGCCCACGCGCAGCTCATGAATCTGCGCAAAGGCAAGGAAACCACCTCGGTCTGCTGCTACTGCTCGGTAGGCTGCGGTCTCATCGTCACCACCGACGAAAAGACGGGACGCGCCATCAACATCGAAGGCGACCCCGACCATCCCATCAGCGAAGGCGCACTGTGCGCCAAGGGCGCCGCCCACTTCCAACTGGCGGAAAACCCCAAACGCATCACCAAGGTCCAGTACCGCGCCCCCGGCAGCGACAAGTGGGAAGAGAAGAGCTGGGATTGGGCCATCACGGAAATCGCCAAACGCGTCAAAAAGGTCCGCGACGAGTCCTTTGCCGTCAAGAACGCCAAGGACCAAGTCGTCAACCGCACCGAAGGCCTGGCCTCCGTCGGCTCGGCCGCCATGGACAACGAGGAGTGCTGGATCTACCAGGCATTTCTCCGCAGTCTGGGGCTAACATACATAGAGCACCAAGCACGTATTTGACACAGCGCAACTGTTGCGGCTCTGGCAGAGTCGTTCGGACGCGGCGCGATGACCAACCACTGGATCGATTTCAAGAACAGTGATTGCATTTTAGTAATGGGCAGCAACGCTGCCGAAAACCATCCCATCTGCTGGAAGTGGGTGACCAGGGCGCAGGAGGCGGGAGGAACCGTCATCCATGTCGACCCGCGCTACACCCGCACCTCCTCCAAGGCGGACCTGTACGTTCCCCTGCGCTCCGGCTCCGACATCGGTGTCCTGGGCGGCATGATCAAGTACATTCTGGACAATGACCTGATCCAGAAGGAGTACGTCCTCGAGTACACCAACGCCTCTTTCATCGTCGGCAAAGATTTTAGCTTCAAGGATGGCCTGTTCTCCGGCTTTGACGAGGCCGGACGCAAGTACGACAAGAAGTCCTGGGCTTTCGAGATGGACGAGAACGGCGTCCCCAAGCGGGACATGACCCTGAAGGACCCCCGCTGCGTGTACCAGCTCCTGAAGGCCCACTACGACCGCTACGACACCAAGAAGGTGTCCTCGATCTCCGGCACGCCTGAAGACAAGCTGCTTGCCCTGTACAAGACCTACACGGCCACGGGCAAGCCCGACAAGGCAGGCACGATTCTCTACGCCATGGGCTGGACCCAGCACACCGTCGGCGTGCAGAACATCCGCGCCATGAGCATGATCCAGCTGCTGCTGGGCAACATGGGCGTGGCCGGCGGCGGAGTGAACGCCCTGCGCGGCGAATCCAACGTCCAGGGATCCACGGACCAGGCCCTGCTCTTCCACATCATCCCCGGCTACCTGCCGACCCCCAGAGCCAACCAGGCTGTCTACGACGACTACCTGAAGGGCATCAGCCCGGTCAGCAAGGACCCCAAGAGCGTCAACTGGAAGCAGCACCAGCCCAAGTACATGACCAGCCTGCTCAAGTCCCTCTACAAGGATGCCGAGCCAGCCAAGGCCTACGAATGGCTGCCCAAGCTGGATGAAGGCCAGAACGCTTCCTGGCTGGTCCTCTTCGACAAGATGCTCAAGGGACAATTCAAGGGCTTCTTCGCCTGGGGCATGAACCCGGCCGCCAGCGGCGCGGACTCCAACAAGACCCGCGAAGCCCTGTCCAAGCTGGACTGGATGGTCAACGTCAACATCTTCGAGAACGAGACCGGCTCCTTCTGGAAGGGCCCGGGCGTCGATCCCAAGAAGATCAAGACCGAAGTCTTCTTCCTGCCCTGCTGCGTGTCGGTGGAAAAGGAAGGCTCCATCTCCAACTCCGGCCGCTGGATGCAGTGGCGCTACGCCGGCCCGAAGCCCATGGGCAGCACGAAGCCGGACGGCGACATCATCTATGAACTGGCGCTGAAGATCCGCGAACTCTACAAGAAGGACAAGGGCGCCTTCCCCGACCCGATCCTCGGCCTCAACGTCGACGACTGGGGCGACGGGCACGCCTTCGACCCGCACAAGACGGCCAAGCTCATCAACGGTTACTTCCTGAAGGATACGACCATCAAGGGCGCCGACGGCAAGGAAACCGTGTACAAGGCCGGCAGCCAGCTGCCGAGCTTCCTGGTCATGCAGGCCGACGGCTCGACCTGCTCCGGCAACTGGATCTACGCCGGCTCCTACACGGACAAGGGCAACATGGCCGCCCGCCGCGACAAGACCCAGACCCCCGAACAGGAAAAGATCGGCCTCTTCCCGAACTGGACCTGGTCCTGGCCGGTCAACCGCCGCATCATCTACAACAGGGCCTCCGTTGACCTCACCGGAAAGCCCTGGGCGCCGAACAAGCCCGTCCTGGCCTGGGACGCGGCCAACAAGAAGTGGCTGATCGACGTGGTCGACGGTGGCGGCGACGCCGGCGCCAAACACCCGTTCATCATGCAGCAGCACGGCATGGGCGCCCTGTACGGCCCCGGCCTGAACGACGGTCCCTTCCCCGAATACTACGAGCCGCTGGAGTGCCCGGTCACCGAGCATCCCTTCTCCAAGACGCTCAACAACCCGACGGCCATGATGTTCGCCGACGAGGCCCACAAGCGCACGACCTGCGACCCGCGCTTCCCGTTCGTGTGCACGACCTACCGCGTCACCGAGCACTGGCAGACGGGCGTTCTGACCCGCTGGCTGCCCTGGCTGACGGAAGCCCAGCCGCAGATGTTCTGCGAAATGAGCGAAGAACTGGCCGAACTCAAAGGCATCAAGAACGGCGAAAAGGTTATCCTGGAGAACCCGCGCGGCCAGCTCTGGGCCATCGCCATCGTGACCAAGCGCTTCAAGCCCTTCGAAGTCATGGGCAACCCGGTCCACGTGGTCGGCATTCCCTGGCACTTCGGCTGGGTCTGGCCCAAGGACGGCGGAGACGCCGCCAACCTGCTCACCCCGGCTGTCGGCGACCCGAACACCGGCATCCCGGAAAGCAAGGCCTTCATGGTCAACGTGAAGAAAGCGTAA